TAAAGACCATGTCTTTTTTTGCTTaaacaagagacaaaacaacactaCATTTGTCTGCATAAAGTATCTTGAAAAGAGGAGATTCCCACGCTCTGCTCTTGTAtttatggcttttttttttatctgcacataaaatatgatattgGAACCCCTCAGACCCTGTTTATTAAATGAGTTCTTCTTGAGTGCAAGAGCAGTGTGCAGGAATCAACTTTATTACAATATTTTGAGCTTTACTGTGGTGCATTTACATAAGAATATGAAGGCTAAGTTACTGTTTCTGCAAGTCCTTTCCTATaaagtttaaaatgaaacagaacaAGTAGCAGCCAAAGCTGCAtatctctccctccttctgtctttctctgtcagcTTTGTGATATCAACAGGATTAAATTTAACAAACATGCATTGAGTTTACAATGGATATAAACCTATGGATTATCCTACAGCTGCAACCAGTAAAGAAAactcaaaacagaaaacaaaagtaattGATACTtgttaaaatacaaacaaaacaaagctttgCTGGGACTCTTCTCTAATTTAAGAGTTTATATGGTGAGCTGATTTCAAATTTGAAGAAGAAACAAGATGGAGAATTGTAACTTTTCAGCAGCTTTTAGTTTAGTTTCCCCCATAGTTTCATCAATTCCACACAATTActagtttgttttttccctcataGGTGATTTACTAAATTAAACTGAAAGTGATTTAAGCTGCTGGTAAAGTACATAAACTTATACATATCTAATCAGGGGTGCCCTTGTTGCTGCCCCTTGTACAGAGGCTGATTCCTCAGCAGCTTCCTTTGTCTGATTCCAACATGTgaccctttgctgcatgtcctCCACCATCCTCTCTCCTATCTTTCCCATCAGTATCTAAGGTGTCctatcaaataaaacaagactGAAAGCCCAGAACATACTCTGAACAATGTAAACAGTTAACTGTAAACCTTTAGTGCTTCAGTATAAGAACGTAAAGTAACTTCCCTTTTAAATATCACAGACGACTACTTCCCTTTTTAATCCAACTACAGATGCAGGTGTTCATTCTAAACCCTTGTGACCCTGCTGGTGTGCAAATCATTATTAAAGTAATTACAGTAAATTCAGCTCCACCGCTTTTACAAGTAggacatattttattttattttatgttttggtcACACAGGACACAAGCAGACAGCATCAACGGGACAACAGTAGGAGTCAGATATCCAAAAGTTAATACAAATATAACCACACTGATCAGGGCATACACACAGCTGAGGCTAAACCTTTTAAGTCCAAGATATCCTGTATGAGAATACTCCTGCAGACCAGCAGGTTAAAATTACACCACTTACACACTCAGAGGGTCCATTATTTATATAGATTTAATGTATGCAGCAATGTGACAGCAAAATGACAGGCTGATCACTGTGTGAGGAGATCAGGTCTTAAGCACAGGACCAAGAGTGGATAAGTGCATCTGTAAATATTGCTTATACATAATATTAGttgtagtttgtgttttatttacagattAACTGTATTTATATTCAGGCTGTAGCCAAATCgctctgtttcttttattttttttcatcggtgtttgtgttgaatttaaCTCACGGTGGCGCTATACACCAGCCTTAAGATGAATTCCTCTGTCCTTCGGTGTGGACGTACCTTCCTGTGCCCTTAAATCGCAGTTGCTATTTGTGTTATGTGGTTGAACTGCCTTTGTCCGCTTTATTCTTCGACCTGTTAGGAGCTCGTCGTTGATGATGGATCCGAAAATAATCTTGTTTTACACGTGCGGGTTTTATTTCCTGCTTCTTTTTTCGCATGTCGCATATGGAGACCTGAGCTATTCTTTTCCGGAGGAGATGAAACGAGGATCGGTCATTGGGAATTTAGCCAAGGATCTCGGGCTGGAGACGGGCGCTCTCTCTAACAGAAGAGCCCGTATTGACACCGACGGGACCGATAAACGTTACTGTGACATCAACCTGAATAACGGAGAGCTGATTGTTGCCGACAGGATTGACCGAGAGGGGCTTTGTGGAGAAAAGGCTTCGTGCATCCTAAAACACGAGATTGTGCTGGAGAATCCTCTCGAGCTTCATCGGATTAGTCTCCACATTCAAGATATCAATGATAACTCGCCTCAATTTAACGAAGAATCGATTAATTTAGAAATCCGAGAGTCAGCAGTCAGGGGAGCTCGTTTTGTGATAGAAGAGGCGCACGATGCGGATGTGGGACAGAATTCAGTTCAGCAGTACAGCCTTAAAAAGAATGATAATTTCATTTTGGCTGCTAATGGAAACACAATACACCTTATTCTTGACAAAGAGCTTGATcgtgaaaaacaagaagagatcAATGTGCTCCTCACAGCTCTAGATGGTGGCTCTCCTCAGAGATCAGGTACTGTAGTCATACACGTCACTGTGCTGGATGCTAATGATAACGAGCCAGTGTTCAGCCAGGCCGTTTATAAAGCCAGTCTgcctgaaaactctcctgtagATACTGTAGTGGTCACAGTGAGCGCTGCTGATGCAGACGAGGGAATTAATGGAGATGTGACTTATGACTTTGGACAtgtcactgaagatgtaaaGAAGATATTTAGTATTGACCGTAAATCAGGTGAGATACGAGTAATTGGCGCCGTTGACTATGAAACTACAACATCATATGAAATACGCGTTAAAGCAAAAGATGGACTGGGGCTGTCATCTTATGCGAAGGCAATCATTTCTATCACTGATGTGAATGACAATGCCCCTGTAGTCAATTTAAAATCACTGACGAATCCCATACCAGAAGACACCACACCTGGTACAGAGGTGGGCATCATTAACGTGCAGGACAGAGACTCTGAGCGCAACAGACAGGTCCGCTGCTCCATTCAGCAAGGAGCCCCTTTTAAGTTGGTTCCTTCTATTAAAAACTATTATTCTCTGGTGACCACAGGACAACTGGACCGTGAACTAGTGTCTGATTACAACATTACAATCACTGCCACTGACGAGGGCTCtccacctctgtcctcctctaaaACTGTTCAGTTATCTGTAGCAGACATCAACGACAACCCACCTGTGTTTGAGGAACAGTCGTACAGCGCatatgtgagtgaaaataacaaacctgGCTCCACTTTATGTTCCGTTACTGCTCGAGACCCTGACTGGAGACAAAACGGTACAGTGATTTATTCTCTGTTACCCGGTGAGGTGAACGGTGCCCCGGTGTCCTCCTATCTGTCTGTTAACGGAGACACGGGGGTGATCCACGCTGTGAGGTCGTTTGATTATGAACAGTTCAGGAGTTTTAAAGTGCAGGTGATGGCCAGAGACAacggttctcctcctctcagcagcaACGTGACCGTCAGTGTGTTCATATCGGATGTGAATGACAACTCTCCTCAGATACTGTACCCCGCCCCGGAGGGCAACTCCTTCATGACCGAGCTGGTCCCCAAAGCTGCACACGGAGGCTCTCTGGTGTCCAAAGTGATAGCGGTGGACGCGGACTCCGGACAGAACGCCTGGCTCTCCTATCATATAGTGAAATCCACAGATCCGGGACTTTTCACTATTGGTGTCCACAGCGGAGAGATCAGGACACAGCGGGACATTTCTGAATCTGACAGCATGAAACAGAACCTTATTGTGGCAGTGAAAGATAACGgacagccctctctctctgccacctgttccatgtatttacttatttctgATAACTTGGCTGAGGTGCCAgaactgaaggacatttcttatGATGAGAAGAATTCCAAACTGACCTCTTATCTGATCATCGCGCTGGTGTCTGTGTCCACCTTTTTCctgaccttcatcatcatcatcctgggTGTGAGGTTTTGTCGCAGGAGAAAGCCCAGATTGTTGTTTGATGGAGCAGTCGCCATCCCCAGCGCTTATCTCCCTCCTAATTACGCAGATGTTGACGGCACAGGAACTTTACGCAGCGCTTACAACTATGACGCATACCTGACAACAGGATCTAGAACCAGTGACTTTAAGTTTGTGACATCTTACAATGACAACACACTGCCTGCTGACCAGACTCTGAGGAAAAGTCCATCAGACTTTGCAGATGTGTTTGGAGACTGTGATGGTTCTCCTGAGGTAGGCACATGTGTCACATTATCTGTCCCAGATGTGTAACACCTTCACTTTATTTTGagcgcgcgtgcacacacacacacacacacacacacacacacacacacacacacacacacacacacacacacacaca
This window of the Pagrus major chromosome 18, Pma_NU_1.0 genome carries:
- the LOC141012998 gene encoding protocadherin gamma-A11-like, whose protein sequence is MKRGSVIGNLAKDLGLETGALSNRRARIDTDGTDKRYCDINLNNGELIVADRIDREGLCGEKASCILKHEIVLENPLELHRISLHIQDINDNSPQFNEESINLEIRESAVRGARFVIEEAHDADVGQNSVQQYSLKKNDNFILAANGNTIHLILDKELDREKQEEINVLLTALDGGSPQRSGTVVIHVTVLDANDNEPVFSQAVYKASLPENSPVDTVVVTVSAADADEGINGDVTYDFGHVTEDVKKIFSIDRKSGEIRVIGAVDYETTTSYEIRVKAKDGLGLSSYAKAIISITDVNDNAPVVNLKSLTNPIPEDTTPGTEVGIINVQDRDSERNRQVRCSIQQGAPFKLVPSIKNYYSLVTTGQLDRELVSDYNITITATDEGSPPLSSSKTVQLSVADINDNPPVFEEQSYSAYVSENNKPGSTLCSVTARDPDWRQNGTVIYSLLPGEVNGAPVSSYLSVNGDTGVIHAVRSFDYEQFRSFKVQVMARDNGSPPLSSNVTVSVFISDVNDNSPQILYPAPEGNSFMTELVPKAAHGGSLVSKVIAVDADSGQNAWLSYHIVKSTDPGLFTIGVHSGEIRTQRDISESDSMKQNLIVAVKDNGQPSLSATCSMYLLISDNLAEVPELKDISYDEKNSKLTSYLIIALVSVSTFFLTFIIIILGVRFCRRRKPRLLFDGAVAIPSAYLPPNYADVDGTGTLRSAYNYDAYLTTGSRTSDFKFVTSYNDNTLPADQTLRKSPSDFADVFGDCDGSPEVGTCVTLSVPDV